In one window of Henckelia pumila isolate YLH828 chromosome 1, ASM3356847v2, whole genome shotgun sequence DNA:
- the LOC140864986 gene encoding uncharacterized protein: MLGSIDCMHWAWKNCPAAWAGQYQSGHQKEPSITLQAVASKELWIWHAYFGVSGCNNDINILKRSKLFLNLAKGEAPPVQFEVNGNEYNMGYYLADGIYPSWAAFVKTIPRPLSQKHRIFAQYQEGLRKDVERAFGVLQARWHIVRCSSRLWDPIDLDYIMKTCIILHNMIVEDEREDILEDHDFPTRDDEHVPPNVVPSRDPTLEFNAFLEQRTSRNPELRRELLIKIQNILDEHNPFVHVFRQIGQREDIPNCRLIIRKQQPNEHQYNLPTASQVAAVIVDNECQENLNARDIIIQGIGGNLISIQDIVGYYDPLQYPLFLPHGTYGWDINSRNIDGTQLTCLNYYAYILQIREHSPSLLLRGGRLFQQYVVDNYLKIETQRLRWIRSNQREIRSELYQGLQDCLHGGENNAGNVGTRIVLPSSFGGSPRDMYQRYQDTMTLVQTYGKPDIMLTMTCNPNWSEIKYQLLPGQSSQDHPDLITRIFRSKFEEFKKDIVDRGVLEKVLSYSYVIEYQKRGLPHVHMLIIFEKNDKLCTPDHFDSIVRAEIPSKIEQPNLHGAVVAHMIHGPCGSVNPNCPCMINGKCKKNFPNPFVEYTSRGNDSYPLYRRRQGAQVLVPNNDEIFIDNGWVVPYNPYLLLKYDCHINVEVCGGVKCVKYIYKYIHKAPDRVALEIRNEQNCDEIQQYVDGRWICAPEALCRIFSFDFSRMYPSVIRLQLHTPNQHLIYFLPEQHVSDLIADDDNSKTMLTEFFKMNCETKLTGKYLYQEFPQYYTWIKAKKVDSTKKQE, encoded by the exons ATGCTTGGAAGCATTGATTGCATGCATTGGGCTTGGAAAAATTGTCCGGCAGCTTGGGCAGGGCAATATCAAAGTGGACATCAAAAAGAACCTTCAATCACACTACAAGCTGTTGCATCAAAAGAATTATGGATTTGGCATGCATATTTCGGCGTATCAGGATGCAACAACGACATCAACATACTGAAAAGGTCCAAATTGTTCTTAAATCTTGCAAAGGGAGAAGCCCCTCCAGTTCAATTTGAGGTGAACGGGAATGAATACAACATGGGATACTATCTCGCCGACGGTATTTATCCATCTTGGGCTGCCTTTGTCAAAACTATCCCTCGACCCCTCTCGCAAAAACATAGGATTTTTGCACAATATCAAGAGGGGTTGAGAAAAGATGTTGAGCGAGCCTTTGGTGTACTCCAGGCACGCTGGCATATAGTGAGATGTTCATCTCGCTTGTGGGATCCAATTGATCTAGATTATATAATGAAAACATGTATCATTCTACATAACATGATTGTGGAGGACGAAAGGGAGGATATACTCGAAGATCACGATTTTCCAACTAGAGATGATGAACATGTGCCACCAAACGTTGTCCCTTCAAGAGATCCTACTCTAGAGTTCAACGCCTTTTTAGAACAACGT ACTTCAAGAAATCCAGAACTAAGACGAGAACTCTTGATCAAGATACAAAATATTCTTGATGAACATAATCCATTTGTGCATGTGTTTCGACAAATTGGCCAGCGTGAAGACATACCTAATTGTAGGCTCATCATTAGGAAACAACAACCTAATGAACATCAATACAATCTACCGACAGCATCTCAAGTTGCAGCCGTCATTGTCGACAACGAATGTCAAGAAAATTTGAACGCTCGAGATATTATTATACAAGGAATTGGTGGAAATCTAATCAGCATTCAAGATATAGTTGGCTACTATGATCCTTTGCAGTATCCACTCTTTCTGCCACATGGTACATATGGTTGGGACATAAATAGTCGAAATATCGATGGTACCCAGCTAACATGCTTAAATTACTATGCGTATATTCTACAG ATAAGAGAACATTCACCATCATTGTTGCTACGAGGAGGGCGTTTATTTCAACAATATGTAGTTGACAATTATTTAAAGATTGAAACTCAAAGGCTACGATGGATACGTTCTAATCAACGTGAAATACGTTCAGAACTTTATCAAGGACTACAAGATTGTTTACATGGAGGTGAAAATAATGCAG GAAATGTTGGTACCAGAATCGTACTACCATCATCATTTGGTGGAAGCCCACGTGATATGTACCAACGATATCAAGATACCATGACATTGGTGCAAACATATGGAAAACCGGATATAATGCTTACAATGACCTGCAATCCAAATTGGAGTGAGATAAAGTATCAACTACTTCCTGGGCAATCATCTCAAGACCATCCTGATTTGATTACAAGGATATTTAGGTCAAAATTTGAAGAGTTTAAGAAAGATATTGTAGACCGAGGAGTTTTAGAAAAGGTCCTCTCTTATTCGTATGTCATTGAGTATCAAAAAAGAGGTCTTCCTCACGTCCATATGTTGATAATATTTGAAAAGAATGACAAGTTGTGTACTCCAGATCACTTTGACTCAATTGTGCGTGCTGAAATACCTTCAAAAATAGAACAACCAAATTTACACGGAGCAGTTGTCGCCCATATGATACATGGCCCATGTGGATCAGTAAATCCTAATTGTCCATGCATGATTAATGGAAAATGTAAGAAGAATTTTCCAAATCCATTTGTGGAATATACATCTCGAGGAAATGATTCATATCCTTTGTATCGAAGACGTCAAGGTGCACAAGTGTTAGTTCCAAACAATGATGAAATTTTCATTGATAATGGTTGGGTTGTCCCATATAATCCGTACCTTTTACTGAAGtatgattgtcatattaatgTTGAAGTATGTGGAGGAGTCAAATGTGTTAAATACATATATAAGTACATCCACAAAGCTCCTGATCGGGTCGCCCTAGAGATACGAAATGAGCAAAACTGTGATGAAATCCAACAATACGTGGATGGAAGGTGGATTTGTGCACCTGAAGCTTTATGTAGAATTTTTTCTTTCGACTTCAGTAGGATGTATCCTTCAGTCATTAGGCTGCAATTACATACACCTAACCAacatttgatttattttcttcCCGAACAACACGTAAGTGACCTAATTGCAGATGATGATAACTCTAAGACAATGCTTACTGAGTTTTTCAAAATGAACTGTGAAACTAAATTGACTGGAAAGTATTTATATCAAGAATTTCCACAATATTACACATGGATAAAAGCGAAAAAAGTGGATTCGACGAAAAAGCAGGAATAA
- the LOC140864996 gene encoding uncharacterized protein has translation MANRHAFETVNNSFQDIMENQLPFGGKTMIFGDDFWQVLPVVKRGSKAAQIAASISRSTFWHCVEIIHLQQNMRSAQDMEFIQFLLRIGDGLQHTVNEDFIKLPDSIIIPWEGEESIHQLIDSVFPNMIDHVNDANYMVGRATITPKNVDVDNINELLIHKFPGEEREYTSWDSVENDNHNLFQEEFLNSLSPSGLPPHRIILKVGSPIMLLRNVASELGLCNGTRLICRNLGRNFIDAEIITGPHKGTRYFLHRMPLKSEETSGLPFKLTRRQFPIRLSFALTINKAQGQTIPNIGIFLRNHAFSHGQLYVALSRGVSQNSTKILVKDGKLERRSGVYTRNVIFKDILLPNGG, from the coding sequence ATGGCAAATCGCCATGCTTTTGAGACTGTTAATAATAGTTTCCAAGATATTATGGAAAATCAATTACCATTTGGAGGGAAGACAATGATTTTTGGTGATGATTTTTGGCAAGTACTACCGGTTGTTAAACGAGGATCAAAAGCAGCACAAATTGCCGCAAGCATTTCAAGGTCAACATTCTGGCATTGCGTTGAGATAATACACCTTCAACAAAATATGAGATCTGCTCAAGATATGGAGTTTATACAATTCCTCTTACGCATAGGTGATGGATTGCAGCATACTGTGAATGaggattttataaaattaccaGATTCGATTATCATACCGTGGGAAGGTGAAGAATCAATTCATCAGTTGATTGATTCTGTTTTTCCTAATATGATAGATCATGTAAATGATGCAAACTATATGGTTGGCAGAGCCACCATCACTCCAAAAAATGTTGACGTTGACAACATTAATGAATTGCTCATTCACAAGTTTCCTGGAGAGGAAAGGGAGTATACATCTTGGGATAGTGTAGAAAACGATAATCACAACCTTTTTCAAGAAGAATTCTTGAATTCTCTTAGTCCCAGTGGTTTGCCACCACATAGAATCATATTGAAAGTTGGAAGCCCTATCATGCTTTTGCGAAATGTTGCATCAGAACTTGGTCTATGCAATGGAACAAGATTAATTTGCCGCAATCTTGGTAGAAATTTTATAGATGCTGAGATCATAACAGGTCCTCATAAGGGTACGAGATATTTTCTACATCGAATGCCTTTGAAAAGTGAAGAAACTTCTGGATTACCATTTAAGTTGACACGTCGACAGTTTCCAATAAGACTTAGTTTTGCTTTGACAATAAACAAAGCACAAGGTCAAACAATCCCAAATATTGGCATATTTTTGCGTAACCATGCGTTCAGCCATGGTCAGCTCTATGTTGCACTTTCAAGAGGAGTTTCACAAAATTCTACAAAAATATTGGTCAAAGATGGAAAATTAGAGCGTCGATCTGGTGTATACACAAGAAACGTGATTTTCAAAGACATATTGCTACCTAATGGAGGATGA
- the LOC140893372 gene encoding protein S-acyltransferase 21 — MARRHGWQLPAHSFQVVAITVFFLLSVAFFAFFAPFLGKDIYEYLATGIYSFLALCVFILYVRCTAIDPADPGILIDADKTSAYGSHNGTELTGNFSTTEELGKVGDKNEGKSYTKGKGCCSILGGCLCGCLVKEDCRKDEGYQEENDEEDALFCTLCNAEVRKFSKHCRSCDKCVDGFDHHCRWLNNCVGRKNYFTFVCLMAASLVWLVFECAVGILVLVRCFVDRNATENQIINRLGDGFSRPPFATVVAICTALSFLATVPLGELFFFHIILIRKGLTTYEYVVAMRTQSEPPEPSQDGGDQQSLPSSPTSSAVTAISGRSSVGKGLQYRGAWCTPPRIFMDHQDEIIHHLEPGRLPSTVDPDAPLSDRGKKGLHRPIRIRAWKLAKLDSNEALKAGAKARASSSVLRPVSTKHHRYDADHLSSATMSGKSSPTSTRQGYEASSKAGMSRLSSSKGSYPPSRASRDDMDTCGPSVSNLSSPLASNLAPSPLAERASNLDHFNPIYQSSTAQSPLSARTIEENVAQAPLRKSNVNLAENSKSSVYWDPEVGRFVSAATRNVGSTSQGPKTELTYTGQSIFFGGPLVNEPLNRGMRTGSSASTTAPQRGTMSSYYQQGRSQRGGQLPVFVPSDSQQNKFSS, encoded by the exons ATGGCTAGGCGACATGGATGGCAGCTGCCGGCTCACTCCTTTCAg GTTGTGGCTATAACAGTATTTTTCCTGTTATCTGTTGCATTCTTTGCATTCTTTGCTCCTTTTTTAGGAAAGGACATCTATGAGTACTTAGCCACAGGAATTTATTCCTTCCTG GCACTTTGTGTATTTATACTTTATGTGAGGTGCACGGCTATTGATCCTGCTGATCCTGGAATTCTTATTGATGCCGACAAGACATCAGCTTATGGATCACATAATGGAACAGAGTTGACTG GTAATTTTTCCACAACTGAGGAGCTGGGTAAAGTAGGAGATAAGAATGAAGGAAAATCTTACACAAAAGGTAAAGGTTGTTGTTCAATACTTGGAGGTTGCCTCTGCGGTTGTCTTGTGAAGGAGGACTGTCGCAAGGATGAAGGTTATCAGGAAGAAAATGATGAGGAGGATGCTTTGTTCTGCACATTGTGCAACGCTGAG gTGCGCAAGTTCAGCAAACATTGTAGAAGCTGTGACAAATGTGTTGATGGATTTGATCATCATTGCCGC TGGCTGAATAATTGCGTGGGTAGAAAGAACTATTTCACATTTGTGTGTCTGATGGCTGCAAGCCTTGTCTGG CTTGTGTTTGAATGTGCTGTGGGCATCCTTGTCCTTGTCCGCTGTTTTGTTGATCGGAATGCTACTGAAAATCAAATTATTAACAGGCTTGGGGATGGATTTTCTCGCCCACCATTTGCTACTGTAGTG GCAATATGTACAGCTCTTTCTTTTCTTGCCACTGTGCCTTTGGGAGAATTATTCTTTTTCCACATCATTCTGATTCGAAAG GGCCTCACGACGTACGAGTACGTTGTTGCTATGAGGACACAAAGTGAACCTCCTGAACCTTCCCAAGACGGAGGAGATCAACAAAGTTTGCCTTCTTCACCAACTAGTTCTGCCgtgactgccattagtggaagAAGCTCTGTTGGAAAGGGCTTGCAGTATAGAGGCGCTTGGTGTACGCCACCTAGAATATTTATGGATCATCAG GATGAAATTATTCATCATCTTGAGCCAGGACGGTTACCTTCCACAGTTGATCCTGATGCTCCACTGTCAGACAGGGGTAAAAAAGGTTTGCATCGTCCCATCAGAATCAGGGCATGGAAACTTGCAAAACTGGACTCGAACGAGGCTCTTAAAGCTGGTGCTAAGGCCAGAGCTTCATCATCCGTTTTACGGCCAGTAAGCACAAAACATCATCGGTATGATGCTGATCATTTATCTAGTGCTACAATGAGCGGTAAAAGCAGCCCAACTAGCACAAGGCAAGGATATGAGGCAAGTAGTAAAGCCGGGATGTCAAGGTTATCTTCATCCAAGGGCTCTTACCCCCCCAGTCGAGCCAGCAGGGATGACATGGATACATGCGGTCCTAGTGTCAGTAACTTGAGCAGCCCCCTTGCCTCGAATCTTGCTCCATCTCCACTGGCCGAGCGTGCTTCAAACCTAGACCACTTCAACCCGATCTATCAGTCTTCCACTGCTCAGTCCCCTTTGTCAGCTAGAACTATTGAAGAAAACGTAGCACAAGCACCTTTGAGGAAAAGCAACGTAAATCTTGCGGAAAACTCAAAATCCTCAGTATACTGGGATCCAGAAGTGGGGCGTTTCGTCTCTGCTGCAACACGTAATGTAGGTTCTACCTCCCAAGGTCCCAAAACAGAGCTTACATACACAGGTCAGTCCATATTCTTTGGTGGTCCGCTGGTGAACGAACCGTTGAATCGAGGGATGAGGACCGGAAGCTCAGCTTCGACGACTGCCCCACAAAGAGGTACTATGTCGAGTTACTATCAGCAGGGTCGATCTCAGCGGGGTGGCCAGCTTCCTGTATTTGTCCCGAGTGATTCTCAGCAAAACAAATTTTCTTCTTGA